In one window of Desulforhabdus amnigena DNA:
- a CDS encoding undecaprenyl-diphosphate phosphatase, producing the protein MTMTQAVLLGAVEGLTEYLPVSSTGHLLVAERLMGLEKESTSPTLDDKRSKTAADAYTICIQAGAILAVVWLYFGRIKQIGRGILGQDREGLVMMINVVAAFLPAAIVGLLFNNAIKTHLFGIWPVISAWFLGGLAILVVVHFNGGSGKSMRAGRTLDQLRIKMALIIGFVQCIAMWPGVSRSLVTIVGGILVGLSLPAAVEFSFLLGLLTLGAATGYDFLKHGQLMLQTFDGLSLLIGLLSAFLFAVFSIKWMVGYLSRHSLAIFGYYRVLAAIAGAALLLT; encoded by the coding sequence ATGACAATGACTCAGGCCGTACTCCTTGGAGCTGTCGAAGGTCTGACGGAGTACCTGCCTGTGAGCTCCACGGGACACCTCCTGGTCGCAGAAAGACTCATGGGACTGGAAAAGGAAAGCACCTCTCCCACCTTAGACGATAAACGCTCGAAGACCGCTGCGGATGCCTATACGATCTGTATTCAAGCTGGAGCCATTCTTGCCGTAGTTTGGCTGTATTTCGGCCGCATAAAACAGATTGGCCGAGGCATTTTGGGGCAAGATAGAGAGGGGCTGGTGATGATGATCAATGTGGTCGCCGCGTTCCTGCCTGCGGCTATCGTTGGACTGTTGTTTAATAACGCCATAAAGACACATCTCTTCGGTATCTGGCCTGTAATTTCTGCCTGGTTTTTGGGGGGGCTGGCAATCCTCGTGGTTGTTCACTTCAATGGTGGGAGTGGAAAGTCGATGAGGGCTGGAAGAACGCTCGATCAACTGAGAATCAAAATGGCTCTCATCATTGGTTTTGTACAATGCATCGCCATGTGGCCGGGTGTGAGCAGAAGCCTCGTGACCATAGTCGGAGGGATATTGGTGGGTCTCTCTTTACCTGCCGCCGTTGAGTTCAGTTTTCTCTTAGGTCTCTTAACACTCGGCGCTGCTACAGGCTATGATTTTTTGAAACACGGTCAGCTCATGCTGCAGACCTTTGACGGTCTCTCTCTTCTTATCGGTCTCCTCTCTGCATTTCTCTTCGCTGTATTCTCCATCAAGTGGATGGTTGGGTATCTGAGCCGGCACAGTTTGGCGATCTTTGGTTACTACAGAGTCCTTGCTGCAATTGCCGGGGCAGCATTGCTCCTCACCTAA
- a CDS encoding PAS domain S-box protein, with the protein MADLLDNRKSKQNHPDREKEIPVQDHGTPNMKNELACLQGLYDLALTMTVGGNLYENLRRIAKKCRELLLADASSIALKDQGSDEFYIQSCYGFKTSAFKQMRFPFSKGLQTIFHDPASPRVFSDCTPDDVFDKTTVEILTHEHIVSGMVAPIGTKEENLGVLYVFYRSSRTFSQGDQDILCKITKLATSIIHRKQTEELLRESEERFRFMAETTGDVIYRLKYESMTYDYLSPSIRKLTGYSPEEIKSIGFSKLVQRIELLEKGLVPPDFIVRNRTEGKIGEYRADYQILTKMGELKWVRDHSFPWLAAGNQIIGSVGILSDISDYKRAEVRVQERTNELIESEEKYRTLVENVPLVVYRMKPGKEILFVNHFVEEVLGYSPAKILGNPQLWTESLYDEDRARVMDLWKNSFENGKEFVAEYRVVHKNGHLVYVMDHAIPSQTADGNTYCLDGIIMDVTGRMRLQEQLVRSEGLKTIAEVSARLAHEFRNPLVSAGGFARRLLSGMKEDDPNRGKVEIIVKEVGRLEGILRMVLNYIQPVEVHRSATDPNQLVRKVIAGVDAEMRERNVRLDIQLSPTIPDISIDRPQMERVLETLIKNALNQMPQNAALSLSTNWNKESFFLKMHYPVEHLSKDDVEHFFYPFTTFKTGYHTADLPFSKILVSKHGGEIDVSIDKSGCLLLTISLPF; encoded by the coding sequence ATGGCAGACCTTCTCGACAATCGAAAATCCAAACAGAACCACCCGGATCGGGAGAAGGAAATCCCCGTACAGGATCATGGCACACCGAACATGAAAAATGAGTTGGCATGCCTGCAAGGCCTTTACGATCTGGCTCTAACCATGACAGTCGGCGGGAACCTTTATGAAAACCTCAGGCGCATTGCAAAAAAGTGCCGGGAATTGCTCCTTGCAGACGCTTCGAGCATAGCTTTGAAAGATCAAGGCAGCGACGAATTTTATATCCAATCCTGTTATGGGTTCAAAACGAGCGCCTTCAAACAAATGCGTTTTCCATTCAGCAAGGGACTCCAGACAATCTTTCATGATCCCGCCTCGCCACGTGTTTTTAGCGATTGCACCCCGGACGACGTATTCGACAAGACGACAGTAGAAATTCTAACTCACGAGCACATTGTCTCAGGAATGGTCGCCCCCATTGGGACGAAGGAAGAAAACCTTGGCGTTCTCTATGTCTTCTACCGATCGTCAAGAACATTCTCTCAAGGTGATCAAGATATCCTATGTAAGATTACAAAGCTTGCCACATCGATCATCCACCGCAAGCAGACCGAGGAATTGCTGCGGGAGAGCGAAGAACGGTTTCGCTTTATGGCTGAAACCACAGGAGACGTGATCTACCGCTTGAAATATGAATCCATGACTTACGATTATCTCAGTCCCAGCATCAGGAAGCTCACCGGATATTCTCCTGAAGAAATCAAAAGCATTGGGTTTTCGAAACTGGTACAGCGTATCGAGCTTCTGGAAAAAGGCCTCGTACCTCCCGATTTCATTGTCAGGAACCGCACGGAAGGTAAAATCGGTGAATACCGGGCCGACTATCAGATCCTCACCAAAATGGGCGAACTGAAGTGGGTTCGAGACCATTCTTTTCCCTGGCTGGCTGCAGGAAATCAGATCATTGGTTCAGTGGGAATATTGAGCGATATATCTGACTACAAACGCGCTGAAGTCCGGGTCCAGGAACGCACCAACGAACTCATTGAGTCCGAGGAAAAGTATCGAACCCTGGTGGAGAATGTTCCGCTGGTGGTCTATCGCATGAAACCGGGAAAAGAAATCCTTTTTGTGAATCATTTTGTGGAGGAGGTTTTGGGGTATAGCCCTGCGAAGATCCTCGGCAACCCACAATTGTGGACAGAGAGCCTCTATGACGAAGATCGCGCACGGGTCATGGATCTCTGGAAGAACAGTTTCGAAAACGGCAAGGAATTTGTCGCAGAATACCGCGTCGTCCACAAGAACGGTCACCTTGTCTACGTGATGGATCATGCCATTCCGTCTCAAACAGCCGATGGGAATACATACTGCCTGGATGGAATCATTATGGATGTGACCGGAAGAATGCGTCTGCAGGAGCAACTGGTCCGCTCCGAAGGACTCAAGACCATCGCTGAAGTCTCGGCCCGGCTGGCTCACGAATTCCGCAATCCGCTCGTATCCGCGGGAGGTTTTGCGCGGCGCCTTCTATCCGGCATGAAGGAGGATGATCCCAACCGGGGAAAGGTGGAAATCATCGTCAAGGAAGTGGGCCGCCTGGAAGGGATCCTGCGAATGGTCCTGAACTACATCCAGCCCGTGGAGGTGCACAGATCCGCAACGGACCCGAATCAGTTGGTCCGAAAAGTAATCGCTGGTGTGGACGCAGAAATGCGGGAAAGAAACGTTCGGCTGGATATCCAATTGTCTCCGACGATCCCTGATATTTCCATTGACCGTCCGCAAATGGAACGCGTCCTGGAAACCCTGATCAAAAACGCCTTGAATCAGATGCCGCAAAATGCCGCTCTTTCCCTTTCGACCAACTGGAACAAAGAATCCTTCTTCCTAAAAATGCACTATCCCGTCGAACACCTGTCGAAAGACGACGTAGAGCACTTCTTCTATCCCTTTACCACCTTCAAGACAGGATACCACACGGCGGACCTTCCCTTCTCGAAAATACTCGTCAGCAAGCACGGAGGCGAAATCGATGTCTCCATTGACAAATCGGGATGCCTTCTCCTCACTATTTCCCTTCCTTTTTGA